TACCATCCACCATTAAATTACCATAATCAGCGTCCCTGCTCCGATCAGCACACAACCGATCAAAGACTTTGCTGTGAACTCCTCATGTAAAAAGACAAATGCCAGCACCAGCGTAATAACAACACTCAGCTTATCGATAGGCACAACTTTCGAAGCTTCCCCCATCTGCAGAGCTTTGTAGTAGCATAGCCAGGATGCACCGGTAGCAAGTCCTGACAGAATCAAAAAGATCCAGTTCTTTCTGCCGATTGAACTTAAACCGCCCTGAGCACTCGTAATGAACACCATAACCCAGGCCATCACCCCAACAACGCAGGTTCTTATCGCTGTAGCCAGATTAGAATCAACTCCCTCAATGCCGACCTTGGCAAGTATTGATGTCAGTGCTGCAAACACCGCTGATAGAATTGCAAATAAAAACCACATATCTTCTACACCCCAATAAGATTTTTCTCTATGTTATTCATTCATAAAATCGAGTTTTGGAGCCTCGCCTTCACGCTCAGACCGCTCATCAAACCTATGATCCTCAAAATAATACTCATCACCTTTTTCCTTAATTGGCTTTTCAGTTCCTAAATACATAAATGGCAAAAACAGGTCTTTTAAGTATTCTGATTTTGTCCAATCTACTTTATGCAAAAAGACTCCGAAAGAACGTAATGCATTTTGCGGATTTCTTACACTAAAAAAAGTACCAACTGCAGCCTTGTCATACTTGTTAGTTTGTTCCAGTTCCTTAACCAACCCATTTTTTAATGATTCTATAAATTTCTTCACTTCCTGAATCAATTCCTTTTCTTCAGGAATATCATTAAGGGCATTGATAATAACCCTTTCTAAGGCTCCATTTTCATTGGGTGGTATTACTAATAGATATGTGTTTATCATTTTACGCTGTCCAAAAGAATCAACCATATCATTGCTAATCCATTCCCCCGCCCTTATTGAAATGGATTCTAAAGATTTACCGATTTTCCTTCCAACCTTAGCATCGGAATCTTCATCTCTATCTGTTACAACCATCAATGATGCTATTTCTTTTTCAACAAGCATCATGTTTACACGATGTTTTTCAACAAAAGAAGCGAATTTCCCATTACCACCAACCCCGCATAATACTAACTGGTTTTCTTGCTTGGACAGGCTCTCAATGTGCTCATACTCATCATTCGCTGTAATGCCCAACGCATTACTATTCTCATGCTTCCATCCATATATATTTTGCAGATAATAGCTGATCAACCGAACATCAGATACGCCTTCGACAAGAACTATTTCAATCATAAGCGCACCTCAAAATCAAATGCCATCCTGTTATCATACACATATTTTCCCGTAACATTTCTGGCAACTATGTTACTTTCAAATCCATCGCTAAAATCAACCTTCTTCAAAGTAATCACCTTGATTGGATCTTCTTTCTCATTAGAATTCTCATAATTACCATATCTAAGAATTGCATCTATCGCTTCTATGCTGTGAGTTGCAATAAACAGCTGAACATTAAACTTTTTGGCCAATTCAAACACTACCGGGAATAGAATATCAAAGTATTTTTTATGCAGCCCAGTCTCAATCTCATCAATCAGTAATATTGAATTAGAAGCGGCATACAGTCTATTGAGAATATATAGTATCTTCTTAATACCATCACCATATACAGAGAACGGCATTGTTATCCCATTCTTCGTAATTATTGTTTCCAAAAAAGATCCATCATCTGCCTTTGTATAGCATATATCAGCTATATCCTTGTCAAATTGCCTCAAAATATCTATTACCAGCTTTTTGTAATCTAGATTATCCACGATGTTCTGAAGTAGATCATAACGCATATGACCAAAAGAAGGGATATAATGAACTTCTTTCCTAATGTCAGGTAAAGATGCTAAAGAATCAAGAGATGTACATCTTATGCCATCCTCCGTTATCTTTTTACCAACCTGTTTAGCAATACTACCTATAAAGATCTTTGCGTTTTCTGGTAAAAATGCCGCCTCTCTTTTGTACTGAGTTTTTTGGCGTGATGATAAAGAGGATATCTGAAGCGCTTCCTCCCCAGAAATCACTTTTTCATTTCCGCTTATTTGAAGGCGCAAAAAACCTCTTTTGCTTTCTGCAGAGATATCAAATTCTAATTGATCCCTGCTTTCCGCCGCATTGAACATTTTAATAAATGAAACATAAAAACTGCTCTTATCCGGACTAAGTACTGTTCTCTGATCTATCACAGGTTTGATCGATCCAAGCTGTGACTTTGCAAACAGCAATTGGATAGCTTCCAATAATGTGGTTTTACCACTATTATTATCTCCGACAATTAGATTAATGTTTGAAAAACCTGAAACAGAAAGTTTCTTAATGCTTCTAAATTGGTTTATTTCGATTGATTTTATATATGCCATAATCAGTAATCTCCATCAAGATTCTCAAAGCTGATAACAAGTTTTGTATGCGTTGCCTCTGCTATTTTTTGTAAAGTCTCAATTTTGGGAACCACCTTACCATTTAATATTTTGCTGATGTTAGATTGAGACATATCAGTTATTCTGCATAGATCTTCTTGAGTGAAATCATTAACATCCATTACTCTTTGTATTTCTTCTGACACTCCCGCTAATACGTTTTTTACTGCTTTATTTGAATCGTCATCAGTTTTTTGTTCTACACTTGGACTCTTTAGATTGTTTATCTGCTCTAATATGGTCTTTATTTCTGCATTATTCATATAAGAGGCCTCCTTTTATGTTAAGTATAACATAATTTTTGGCATTTTTCATTATTATTGCTTTCTGTGACATAATCATTCTAAAACATGTCAGTAATAGCATATTTTTACTAGAAACCTTTGATCACTGGGAGTTGTGGATTCTCTTCCTTCTCTGTTGTTCTCTTCTTGATTTCAAGAAGTTCATCGATTGCAGCCCTAAGTTCAGCAAGAATATCCATTTTTAGAAGATCATCAACTTCTTAAAATCCATTACAATCCTAAACCCCATTCTGAACTCATCTAACCATACGCTCTACTATTTCTTTAGTCTCATCACTGAATCATCCAGGTCCTTCATTGAGACAACCTCATAACCCACCAATGACGCTAGATGCACATGGAAATTTGATCTTCTGACATCCTGCAAAAGAACTCCTGGGTTCTTCTTGTCTGCCTTAATCTTTTGAAGCTTTCTGAATACATACTTCAAATCTACGGATGTAAAAGAAGCGCAAAATACAATGCTGTTTTTACCAATCTTGGAGCGTATCTGCTTAGAAGAAGCGACATAGTTGACATGGCGCAGCGCGCCTGGAAAGAGAGGTCCGAATATGCTTGAATATGATGAACAAACCGAACAGAGAAGCAATAGCTTTTATAGCCAAGGTTTCGCTTTAGGATACGCGGAATCGTATTTATTTGCTAAATTCCGTCTGATAAAGATCCTTACAAAGGAATATACAGATGATCAGATCAGAAGCAATGAGCCTACCGAGGGCGATCATTCTACATTACTAAAAATGTGGGATAATTCCGATCTTTGCAATATGCTGGATTTCTATCGCAAATACGAGAATCTAAGCGAGAAGAGACTTGTTAAGCGATATATTGCAGAAAGCGAAAATTTGCCATGGAGATCATTTTGACCCTCTCTACAAAGGGAATGTATTCAGTCCCCAACTTGGGGACTCGATAATAGAAAAAAGTGTTTTTTGTAAGGACATGATAATTGGCTACACATGTGTAGCCAATTCATCTGACGAATGGCATCATAATTTATGCATCACTTCATATATTTTCTTTGCCTCTTTCAAGTACTTAATACGATCTATATTCACGCCAAACATTTTATTAATGACGTCCGCGATTATTCCTGATATTTCCTCAATGCTGGTGCCTGCCTTTATCTGCTCAGCAATCATTTCTGCCTCTGTATCAAATTCATCATCAGGTGCACCATACTCTATCAGGCCGTACATGTCAATCTCCTTAAGTACATTCTTCACAGCATCAAGAACATCCTTAGATACAACTCGTCTTATTTTTATTTCTTCATCCATTTTCTCTTCCCAATTCGTAGTCGATGCCCAGCTCATCCAAATCTTTTGCCTGTGTTCCTCGTCTCTAGCCAATCTTGCAATAATGTCCTCACATGCCATCCATATATATTCATAATCATACACTTTAAAGTTATAAAGGACTTTTCCTTTTACCTCAGCGACTACTAATTTACCATTCTCATCAAAAATACAAGTTTTCCCATTCCTTTTCTGGCCAACGCAATAGCCGCGAACTCTGTGGGATTTAAACGCATTTCTCAAATAATCGAAATACACCTTTGCCGGTACCATCACTGTTTTCTCCTATTTTTTTCTTATGTACTATTTGATCTATAGAAGAGAGCAAAAACCTTTTTAGTTATAGCTCAAGTATATAGCTGATTTTTACAGCTTGTCATTCCTCGCGTAGTTTAAAAAGAGGAAGGAGGAAGATACACAATGAACAAACTCCCAAAAAGGTAAAGATACCTTCACTGCGGCAGGCTCCCGATGGAGGTACTTTTTTATGCCCGCATTAATTTCTCTATAAGTTTCCCGTTAGTAACGAGAGTATCTTTCAGACTCTTTGGTATAGTCAGCTCTATCTCAACATTCATGCGTTTCCCAGCTCTGCGACTCTTTTCAACTTTGGTAATCGACGCATGGGCCTGAACTTTTGGATCTTCCAAAAGAGGCAGAATCACATAATATAGCTCATCCTCATCGAAAGACACCGATCCAAGGCCCTTGCCTGTCACGATTTCTTCAACCACAGCCCTATTTTCTCTAAGAAAAATATTCAAAGGCTCTCCTATAATTGGTACTGAAGCTTTCAGATCTGAATAGTTCTCTTTTACAAATCCATTGAAAGTAAAAACTTCTACGTCGCCATCCTCACGAACCTTCTTACCAATCTTCCTAGCTGCATCTGCAGGAAGAACATACTCTTGCATCATGAGATGAAAGATGTCTTTTACCTTATCAGAAGTGAGTATTGCGCTATAGTCTGTCATGATATCCTTACAGGCTTCCAGAACGCTTTTGGAAAAAAGCCTGAATTCCTCCATATCAGGATCCCAGACAAATCTTCCTCTGGCCATCTTGGAAAGTGGCAGTTCCTCATCATACATCTTGAACTGGACATAGATGTTTCTCTCAGAGAACGCTGCCTTGTTCTCAAAGGCATCCCAGGTAAACTCGTAGGTATCGAAGATAGGCTGCCCTTCAGATTCCTTGATCTTTTTATAAGCTTCTATGACCTGTCTTATCTTTTCATCATCCTCAGAATTCCTTTTCCTGGTCGGATCAGAATCCGGATGGTACATAATGAGAAGCTTTTTGTATTTTGCTTTTATCTCCCGATCGTCATCCTGCTCGGATGCGCCAAGTGTCTTGTATGCTTCCTTAAGTGTCATGAACTG
The sequence above is a segment of the Butyrivibrio proteoclasticus B316 genome. Coding sequences within it:
- a CDS encoding EamA family transporter is translated as MWFLFAILSAVFAALTSILAKVGIEGVDSNLATAIRTCVVGVMAWVMVFITSAQGGLSSIGRKNWIFLILSGLATGASWLCYYKALQMGEASKVVPIDKLSVVITLVLAFVFLHEEFTAKSLIGCVLIGAGTLIMVI
- a CDS encoding DUF3226 domain-containing protein yields the protein MIEIVLVEGVSDVRLISYYLQNIYGWKHENSNALGITANDEYEHIESLSKQENQLVLCGVGGNGKFASFVEKHRVNMMLVEKEIASLMVVTDRDEDSDAKVGRKIGKSLESISIRAGEWISNDMVDSFGQRKMINTYLLVIPPNENGALERVIINALNDIPEEKELIQEVKKFIESLKNGLVKELEQTNKYDKAAVGTFFSVRNPQNALRSFGVFLHKVDWTKSEYLKDLFLPFMYLGTEKPIKEKGDEYYFEDHRFDERSEREGEAPKLDFMNE
- a CDS encoding AAA family ATPase; translation: MAYIKSIEINQFRSIKKLSVSGFSNINLIVGDNNSGKTTLLEAIQLLFAKSQLGSIKPVIDQRTVLSPDKSSFYVSFIKMFNAAESRDQLEFDISAESKRGFLRLQISGNEKVISGEEALQISSLSSRQKTQYKREAAFLPENAKIFIGSIAKQVGKKITEDGIRCTSLDSLASLPDIRKEVHYIPSFGHMRYDLLQNIVDNLDYKKLVIDILRQFDKDIADICYTKADDGSFLETIITKNGITMPFSVYGDGIKKILYILNRLYAASNSILLIDEIETGLHKKYFDILFPVVFELAKKFNVQLFIATHSIEAIDAILRYGNYENSNEKEDPIKVITLKKVDFSDGFESNIVARNVTGKYVYDNRMAFDFEVRL
- a CDS encoding helix-turn-helix domain-containing protein; amino-acid sequence: MNNAEIKTILEQINNLKSPSVEQKTDDDSNKAVKNVLAGVSEEIQRVMDVNDFTQEDLCRITDMSQSNISKILNGKVVPKIETLQKIAEATHTKLVISFENLDGDY
- a CDS encoding J domain-containing protein, whose protein sequence is MTLKEAYKTLGASEQDDDREIKAKYKKLLIMYHPDSDPTRKRNSEDDEKIRQVIEAYKKIKESEGQPIFDTYEFTWDAFENKAAFSERNIYVQFKMYDEELPLSKMARGRFVWDPDMEEFRLFSKSVLEACKDIMTDYSAILTSDKVKDIFHLMMQEYVLPADAARKIGKKVREDGDVEVFTFNGFVKENYSDLKASVPIIGEPLNIFLRENRAVVEEIVTGKGLGSVSFDEDELYYVILPLLEDPKVQAHASITKVEKSRRAGKRMNVEIELTIPKSLKDTLVTNGKLIEKLMRA